The following proteins are encoded in a genomic region of Spirosoma sp. SC4-14:
- a CDS encoding TolC family protein, whose amino-acid sequence MRQIILTLSICFGALSVMAQSYHVITLPEAISRATSDNPQVNVANLRIDKQRALIPGALSLSGPELIFEAPTTTRFQPGVLLPVSLPTVYKNQRIVQEQQVKLSQREKTITTNTLRYNVRTIYNNLLYLRESIGNYRRQDSLLLVFANVTETRQRVGQISRIEVLNAKSQQQELNYQLDQTRAKIRSNRIQLGLLIGTPNDTSIRVTGPFRPMQFAPDRQFYPFLATDTTFIRNPQTAFYQQNEELSASLLKLEKKRRLPNIIVGYLNQGSPDSRFLYRLRFGLSLPIWGWVARSRINAAQTDVAIAKSQSTLNQYELRGDYDKAIADYLQYQEALDYYNATGLPQAEEIIKAASDGYRLGSIGYYDYLLNVQQAFKIRLGYLDALRSFNQAVITLQYLKGE is encoded by the coding sequence ATGAGACAAATCATATTAACACTAAGTATCTGTTTCGGCGCATTGTCGGTAATGGCCCAGTCGTATCATGTCATAACACTGCCCGAAGCCATCAGCCGCGCCACGAGCGATAACCCACAAGTCAATGTTGCGAATCTGCGGATCGATAAACAGCGGGCATTGATTCCGGGCGCATTGAGCCTGTCGGGCCCCGAACTGATTTTCGAAGCCCCCACCACAACCCGTTTTCAGCCGGGTGTACTCTTGCCGGTTTCGCTGCCAACGGTCTATAAAAACCAGCGGATTGTGCAGGAACAGCAGGTAAAACTGAGCCAGCGCGAAAAAACGATCACAACCAATACATTACGGTACAACGTCCGAACGATCTACAACAACCTGTTGTATCTGCGCGAAAGCATCGGCAACTACCGCCGTCAGGACAGTTTGTTGCTGGTGTTTGCCAATGTTACCGAAACGCGTCAGCGAGTGGGTCAGATTTCCCGCATTGAAGTGCTCAACGCCAAATCGCAGCAACAGGAGTTAAACTACCAGCTCGATCAGACCCGCGCCAAAATCCGCAGCAATCGCATTCAGTTAGGGTTGCTTATTGGAACGCCCAATGATACCAGTATCCGGGTGACGGGACCATTCAGGCCCATGCAGTTTGCTCCCGACCGTCAGTTTTATCCGTTTCTGGCTACTGACACTACCTTTATCAGAAACCCGCAAACAGCATTTTACCAGCAGAACGAAGAGTTAAGCGCATCCTTACTGAAGCTGGAAAAAAAGCGTCGGCTCCCCAATATCATCGTTGGGTATTTGAATCAGGGCAGTCCCGATTCGCGTTTTCTCTACCGATTACGCTTTGGCTTGTCGCTGCCCATTTGGGGCTGGGTGGCCCGGTCACGGATTAATGCTGCCCAAACCGATGTCGCTATTGCTAAAAGTCAGAGCACCCTCAATCAGTATGAACTTCGGGGCGACTACGACAAAGCTATAGCGGATTATTTACAGTATCAGGAAGCATTGGATTACTACAATGCCACCGGATTGCCACAGGCCGAAGAAATCATTAAGGCCGCCAGCGATGGTTACCGTCTGGGCAGCATTGGCTATTACGATTATCTGCTCAACGTTCAGCAGGCATTTAAAATCCGATTGGGCTATCTGGATGCACTCCGGTCGTTCAATCAGGCAGTCATCACGTTGCAATATCTTAAAGGCGAATAA
- a CDS encoding efflux RND transporter periplasmic adaptor subunit — MKPIHIFSLLGTLLALGGLISCGDSNGKDQPAETVKNTKVSSADSVRVTMNQLKTVDVDLISFEKRALKPIIYANGVLRLLPDSRAEVSSHITGKIEKIFVREGQPVHKGQPIVRLSSFALLELQNDYAAAHADVEYLEAEFKRQDELRKSNIGVLSQFQSADAKLQSARARELALKDKLTIIGISTDKIIHQRQVSLSSGLIIHSPIDGYVSRFHENLGAQVEPQTLLAEIVNPNRIEANIFVYEKDADYVREGQEVELRFLNRSIDPVKGRIAYIARSVNDENRAITLHVNFARPKGELLAADMNVQARIIGVGERMSDQTIPRTALLDDGDGKFIFVTDHATTDTIPFRKQKVEVTNQGDQFVEVRPVGKLPTAGLKIANKNVLALEAERKKNE, encoded by the coding sequence ATGAAACCCATCCATATATTTTCTCTTCTTGGCACCCTTCTAGCGCTGGGTGGCCTTATCTCCTGCGGTGATTCGAACGGCAAAGATCAACCTGCCGAAACGGTAAAGAACACAAAAGTGTCGAGTGCCGACTCGGTCAGGGTAACGATGAATCAGTTAAAAACAGTTGATGTCGATCTGATTTCGTTCGAAAAGCGGGCCTTAAAACCAATTATTTATGCCAATGGTGTTCTGCGCCTTCTACCCGACAGCCGGGCAGAAGTGAGCAGTCATATCACCGGAAAAATTGAAAAGATCTTTGTCCGCGAAGGGCAACCGGTTCATAAAGGCCAGCCCATTGTTCGCCTGTCTAGTTTTGCCCTGCTGGAATTGCAAAACGACTATGCAGCCGCCCATGCCGATGTTGAATACCTGGAAGCCGAGTTTAAACGGCAGGACGAATTGCGCAAGAGCAATATTGGCGTCCTGTCGCAGTTTCAGTCGGCCGACGCCAAACTCCAATCGGCCCGAGCCCGCGAACTGGCCCTGAAAGATAAACTGACAATTATTGGTATCAGTACGGATAAAATTATCCATCAGCGCCAGGTTAGTCTGAGTTCTGGTCTGATTATTCATTCGCCAATTGATGGGTATGTTTCCCGATTTCATGAAAATCTGGGCGCTCAGGTCGAACCGCAAACGCTGCTGGCCGAAATTGTTAATCCCAATCGGATTGAAGCCAACATTTTTGTTTACGAAAAAGATGCCGATTATGTGCGCGAAGGGCAGGAGGTTGAATTACGGTTTTTGAACCGATCGATTGATCCCGTTAAAGGACGCATCGCCTACATTGCCCGGTCGGTAAATGACGAAAATCGGGCGATCACGCTGCACGTCAATTTCGCCCGTCCGAAAGGTGAGCTACTCGCTGCCGACATGAACGTACAGGCTCGAATTATTGGTGTTGGCGAGCGCATGAGCGACCAAACCATTCCCCGAACGGCTTTGCTGGACGATGGCGACGGCAAGTTCATTTTCGTTACCGACCACGCCACAACCGATACGATTCCATTCCGGAAACAGAAAGTTGAAGTTACTAATCAGGGTGATCAGTTTGTGGAAGTGCGTCCTGTAGGGAAGCTACCGACCGCTGGCTTAAAAATTGCGAATAAGAATGTGCTGGCTCTGGAAGCCGAACGCAAGAAGAATGAATAA
- a CDS encoding CusA/CzcA family heavy metal efflux RND transporter, which produces MIDRLIAFSVRSPWTIGLLLLALIGYGAYSLKSLPIDAVPDVTNQQVDVITNSPNLSSLEIEKFITTPLEMAMANIPGLIEARSVSKFGSSVVKLIFTDNTDIYWARQQVFERLEGVKADIPEGAGTPILGPVSTGLGEIYQYVIRPKDPEHPRYTLTEIRTLQDWYVRRKLLGMPGVADVSGYGGYSKEYQAKLKPERMRALGITVDDLYTALSQGNGNTGGAYIEKDNKAFTIRGIGLVNNLDEIAQTVVRKNGNVPVLVRDVADVEMGSALRFGALSENGTGEVVGGSVLMMKGANGNEVIGRLKDKFRDIQAGLPDGLEIVPFLDRSKIVTAAIDTVAHNLIEGAAIVVLVILVLLGNWRASLLAASVIPLAMLFAFIWMRQLDIVGNIMSLGAIDFGLLVDPAIIVVESAVLFLGLAMARRLDEKREANGHDGYLSKLTYKDRQEVVIASASAVKQSVVFGGLIILIVYFPILTLEGVEGKMFAPMAKTVGFAIMGALLLSITYVPMMSALLLRPPKSLHDHGFSEKIVQFFYRLLRPVLAAGLRAKFVVVAVAAGILTAGIIGFSRIGGEFIPKLQEGDMMIDMDLPTGTPLTESIRLSRIFQESLLKAFPDEILGAVSKIGTSEVKVDPLPLESQEIYLSLSDKHTWKKADNQEDLAVEVNKFMSQYPGPIYAITQPIESRVNDMMNGARTDVVAQLYGDNLDTLVNKMRSIIQVIRQVPGAVDVKASKVFGLPQLNIKYDRHRLAIHGIKVEQVNRAIQMAFGGATAGVVYEGDKRFDLTFRLAGDDRVRPESIENLLVNDQNNNPIPLRELAEITEDVGPSEITHVNLKRVVNIGFNIRERDLESVVKDVIKAVDQKVKLPDEYSITYGGEFENFSRAKDRLSLVLPISLLVIFGLLYLTFGNFRDSLLIYAVVPLSAVGGIFSLLLRGMNFSISAGVGFIALFGVAVLNGILLVSHFNALAAEGVSDPNQRVLQGLRERLRPVLMTSFVAALGFMPMALSTSVGAEVQKPLATVVIGGLLTATVLTLIVLPVLYAMFSPKTHQPEEVEKEVDVA; this is translated from the coding sequence ATGATTGACCGTTTAATTGCCTTTAGTGTCCGAAGTCCCTGGACCATTGGCCTGCTACTGCTGGCGCTCATTGGTTACGGGGCCTACTCCCTGAAAAGCCTGCCGATTGATGCCGTTCCCGACGTCACCAATCAGCAGGTCGACGTAATTACCAACTCCCCGAATCTGTCGTCGCTCGAAATCGAGAAATTTATTACGACGCCACTCGAAATGGCTATGGCCAACATTCCGGGACTGATTGAAGCCCGGTCTGTTTCGAAATTTGGCTCCTCGGTTGTCAAGCTCATTTTTACCGACAATACCGATATTTACTGGGCCCGGCAACAGGTATTCGAACGGCTCGAAGGCGTAAAAGCCGATATTCCTGAAGGAGCCGGTACGCCAATTCTGGGGCCAGTTTCGACGGGTCTTGGCGAAATTTACCAGTACGTAATCCGCCCTAAAGACCCCGAACATCCCCGCTATACACTAACCGAAATCCGTACGCTTCAGGATTGGTATGTACGCCGGAAACTGCTGGGTATGCCCGGTGTAGCCGACGTGAGCGGTTATGGTGGTTATAGTAAAGAATACCAGGCAAAACTCAAACCCGAGCGGATGCGGGCCCTGGGCATAACGGTCGATGACCTGTATACGGCGCTGTCGCAGGGAAATGGCAACACTGGCGGAGCCTATATTGAAAAAGATAATAAAGCCTTTACTATCCGGGGTATTGGTCTGGTCAACAACCTCGACGAAATTGCGCAGACTGTTGTTCGCAAAAATGGCAATGTTCCCGTATTAGTTCGCGATGTAGCCGATGTTGAAATGGGCTCGGCGCTGCGCTTTGGTGCTCTGAGTGAAAATGGCACGGGCGAGGTTGTTGGCGGTTCGGTTCTGATGATGAAAGGTGCCAATGGCAATGAGGTCATTGGGCGTTTGAAAGATAAATTCAGAGACATTCAGGCAGGATTGCCCGATGGGCTGGAAATTGTTCCGTTTCTGGATCGATCCAAAATTGTAACAGCCGCTATCGATACCGTAGCCCATAACCTGATCGAAGGCGCTGCTATTGTTGTGCTCGTCATTCTGGTGTTATTGGGTAACTGGCGGGCCAGTTTGCTGGCTGCATCGGTTATTCCACTGGCTATGCTGTTTGCCTTCATCTGGATGCGGCAACTGGACATTGTTGGAAACATCATGAGTTTAGGGGCCATTGACTTTGGCTTGCTGGTCGATCCGGCCATTATTGTGGTCGAATCGGCGGTGCTATTTCTGGGTCTGGCTATGGCCCGGCGACTGGACGAAAAACGAGAAGCGAATGGACATGATGGGTATCTAAGCAAGCTAACCTATAAAGACCGTCAGGAAGTCGTAATTGCATCGGCATCGGCCGTTAAACAGTCGGTTGTGTTTGGAGGCCTGATCATTCTGATTGTCTATTTCCCGATTCTAACCCTCGAAGGGGTCGAAGGAAAAATGTTCGCCCCAATGGCCAAAACTGTCGGTTTCGCCATTATGGGAGCCCTCCTGCTGTCAATTACCTACGTACCAATGATGAGCGCGCTGCTGCTACGGCCGCCCAAATCGCTCCACGATCATGGTTTCTCCGAAAAAATCGTACAGTTCTTCTACCGGTTGCTGCGTCCTGTTCTGGCGGCTGGGCTACGGGCCAAATTTGTGGTTGTAGCGGTTGCAGCCGGTATTTTAACAGCGGGTATAATTGGTTTTAGCCGGATAGGTGGTGAATTTATTCCCAAGCTTCAGGAAGGCGATATGATGATCGATATGGATTTGCCAACGGGCACCCCCCTAACCGAATCGATCCGGCTAAGCCGCATTTTTCAGGAATCGCTGTTAAAAGCATTTCCGGATGAAATTTTGGGAGCCGTTTCCAAGATTGGCACATCGGAAGTAAAAGTTGATCCATTACCGCTCGAATCACAGGAAATTTACCTGTCTCTGTCGGATAAGCATACCTGGAAAAAAGCCGATAATCAGGAAGACCTGGCAGTGGAGGTTAACAAATTCATGAGCCAGTATCCGGGACCGATTTACGCCATCACGCAGCCTATCGAAAGCCGGGTCAACGATATGATGAACGGTGCCCGCACCGACGTTGTGGCTCAGCTTTACGGCGATAATCTGGATACGCTAGTCAATAAAATGCGGTCCATTATTCAGGTGATTCGGCAAGTGCCCGGTGCGGTCGATGTGAAAGCAAGTAAGGTATTTGGCTTACCTCAACTCAACATCAAATACGACCGGCATCGACTGGCCATTCATGGCATTAAGGTAGAACAGGTAAACCGGGCTATTCAGATGGCCTTCGGTGGTGCTACAGCAGGCGTCGTTTATGAAGGCGATAAACGTTTCGATCTCACCTTCCGACTGGCGGGCGACGACCGCGTTCGCCCCGAATCAATTGAGAATTTACTGGTAAATGATCAGAATAACAATCCAATTCCACTGCGCGAACTTGCCGAAATTACCGAGGATGTTGGTCCATCCGAAATTACGCATGTGAACCTGAAACGAGTGGTCAATATTGGATTCAATATTCGGGAGCGCGATCTGGAATCGGTCGTTAAAGATGTCATTAAGGCCGTCGACCAGAAGGTGAAGCTTCCCGACGAATATTCCATAACGTATGGTGGTGAATTTGAAAACTTTAGCCGTGCCAAAGATCGGCTCTCACTGGTGCTGCCCATTTCGCTGCTTGTCATTTTTGGCCTGCTCTATCTAACGTTCGGCAACTTCCGCGACAGTCTGCTTATTTATGCCGTTGTACCCCTGTCGGCTGTGGGAGGCATTTTCTCCCTGCTTCTGCGGGGCATGAACTTCAGTATTTCGGCGGGTGTCGGTTTCATTGCCCTGTTTGGTGTTGCCGTATTGAATGGAATTTTGCTGGTGAGTCATTTCAACGCACTGGCCGCCGAAGGCGTCAGCGATCCTAACCAACGGGTATTGCAGGGCTTACGCGAACGACTGCGCCCTGTACTGATGACATCGTTTGTGGCAGCACTGGGTTTTATGCCCATGGCACTGTCGACCAGTGTTGGCGCCGAAGTGCAAAAGCCGCTGGCGACTGTCGTAATTGGAGGGCTGTTAACAGCCACGGTACTGACACTGATTGTTTTGCCTGTGTTATATGCCATGTTCTCGCCTAAAACTCACCAGCCAGAAGAAGTAGAAAAGGAGGTGGATGTAGCATGA